The Delphinus delphis chromosome 7, mDelDel1.2, whole genome shotgun sequence genome includes a window with the following:
- the ITM2C gene encoding integral membrane protein 2C gives MVKISFQPAVAGIKGDKADKASASASAPAPAPAAEILLTPSREERPPYHRYKKGSSVGGLCYLSMGMVVLLMGLVFASVYIYRYFFLAQLARDNFFHCGVLYEDSLTSQARTRMELEEDVKIYLEENYERINVPVPQFGGGDPADIIHDFQRGLTAYHDISLDKCYVIELNTTIVLPPRNFWELLMNVKRGTYLPQTYIMQEEMVVTEHVSDKEALGSFIYHLCSGKDTYRLRRRATRRRINKRGAKKCNAIRHFENTFVVETLICGVA, from the exons ATGGTGAAGATCAGCTTCCAGCCCGCGGTGGCCGGTATCAAGGGCGACAAGGCCGACAAGGCTTCGGCCTCGGCCTCGGCCCCGGCGCCCGCCCCAGCCGCTGAGATCCTGCTGACGCCGTCTCGG GAGGAGCGGCCCCCCTACCACCGCTACAAGAAGGGGAGCTCTGTGGGCGGCCTGTGCTACCTGTCGATGGGCATGGTCGTGCTGCTCATGGGCCTGGTGTTCGCCTCTGTCTACATCTACAGATACTTCTTCCTGGCTCAG CTGGCCCGAGACAACTTCTTCCACTGCGGCGTCCTCTACGAGGACTCCCTGACCTCGCAGGCCCGCACCCgcatggagctggaggaggacGTAAAGATCTACCTCGAGGAGAACTACGAGCGCATCAACGTGCCGGTGCCCCAGTTTGGGGGCGGTGACCCTGCAGACATCATCCACGACTTCCAGCGG GGTCTCACTGCCTATCACGACATCTCCCTGGACAAGTGCTATGTCATTGAGCTCAACACCACCATCGTGCTGCCCCCTCGCAACTTCTGGGAGCTCCTCATGAATGTGAAG AGGGGTACCTACCTCCCACAGACGTACATCATGCAGGAGGAGATGGTGGTCACGGAGCATGTCAGTGACAAGGAGGCCCTGGGCTCCTTCATCTACCACCTGTGCAGCGGGAAGGACACCTACCGGCTGCGGCGCAGGGCCACCCGGAGGC GGATCAACAAGCGAGGGGCCAAGAAATGCAACGCCATCCGCCACTTCGAGAACACCTTCGTGGTCGAGACGCTCATCTGCGGGGTGGCGTga